From Toxorhynchites rutilus septentrionalis strain SRP chromosome 2, ASM2978413v1, whole genome shotgun sequence, a single genomic window includes:
- the LOC129764155 gene encoding nuclear pore complex protein Nup98-Nup96-like, with protein MKFNLTRNAIDEEVVKAWLEEFKTKLSDLCSVIKLFPCPTLKHRLCQNAITQLLVIRYALMQNALEKLLLPQEYVLEKLRLSAFLEEDPRKQR; from the exons ATGAAG TTCAACCTGACCCGGAACGCGATCGACGAAGAGGTGGTTAAAGCTTGGCTCGAGGAATTCAAGACCAAACTGTCCGATCTGTGCTCGGTGATCAAGTTGTTTCCCTGCCCGACGCTGAAGCATCGACTCTGTCAGAACGCAATCACCCAGCTGTTGGTCATCCGCTATGCGTTGATGCAAAATGCGCTTGAGAAGCTGCTTCTGCCCCAGGAATACGTCCTCGAGAAATTGCGGCTGAGCGCGTTTCTGGAGGAGGATCCGCGGAAGCAGCGATGA